In Gemmatimonadota bacterium, the sequence CAGATCGAAGCGGTTATCAGCGGCTGGGACACCTACGGCGACCGTATCGCCGAGGCCGCGAAGGGACAGGCCGGATCGCCGCTCTCCGCGGTCAGCCTGCGGGCGCCGTTACCGCGCCCGGGGACACTGCTCTGCCTCGCGGGGAACTACATTGAACCCGATCATCCCACCAAGGAGACCTTCAACGCCTTCCTGAAATCCAACACGTCGGTGATGGGCCAGGACGCGGTCGTGGAACTGCCCGACACGGATGCCTCGGTCTTCCACTTCGAACCCGAACTCGCCCTCGTCATCGGCAAGCGGGCCAGCAAGCTCAGTGCGGACGAGGCCCTGGACCACATCTTCGGCTACACCCAGTTCATCGACGTCTCGGCCCGCGGACTGCCCGGCGGTTTTTTCCTCGGCAAAAGCTGGCACACCTTCGGCCCGATGGGCCCGGCGCTGGTCACGGCCGACGAGGTGGGCGACGCCAACGACCTGCCCGCGAAGATGTGGATCAACGGAAACCTAAAGCACGACTTCTCCACCGGCGAAATGGCCCGGCACATCCCCGAACTCCTGGCCGAAGTGACCGCCGTGGTCACCCTCGAGCCCGGCGATGTGGTCTCAACGGGCACGCACCACTACGCCCTCAGTCCCGTCCAGGACGGCGACAGCCTGCGCCTGAGTATCGACAAGTTGGGACCGGCACTAAACATTACTTGCGCGGATGACAAGAAGAGGACGTGGGAGCGGTAGGGGATTCAGCGCAGGGGTACCACACTCACCGGTAGTAACGCCAATCGTAACCGAGGCCGACCTGCAGTTCAAACTTGACGGCGGCCCGGTCGATGTCACTGTCCCGGTGCAGGAAGAGGTTCGCGTCGAGCGTGGCGGCGAGATCGTCCAGCAGGCGGAAACGCAGGTGGTTGAAGTGCTGGACCGACATGGTCTGGCGCTGCCCGGTGCCCCAGAAAACCCGAGCTTGCGACGACAGCGAATTGCCTGGAAGCAGGGAGGTCCGGAACTCGGGCGCCACTTCGACGCCTACGACGTTTATCGCGGTGATCCGGTCTCTTTCCAGGGCCAGTCCGATCCGTACGTTCGCCTGTGAACCCAGTTCCGTCCGAAGGCCTCCCTTGAACCGAAATACGACGGGGTGTTTCTGTCCTTCGTCACCCGTCCATACCGTGTTGACGTCCAGTCCGACGAACTGGGACAGTTGCGCGTACGGCAGCGAGTAGAGCACCTCGCCGTCGATCCGGTCCACGGCCTCCCGTTGGCTTCCGTTATTGTTCAGCCTGCCGTAGCCTGTCCTCAACTGGGCCGAAATCGATCCCACCGGGGTGTACCGGGTTGACTGGTGCGCAACGCGGACGAGCCAGGTCAGCGATTCCTCGCCGCTCAGGAACGGATCGCGGCTGTACTCTTCGGCAGGCCCTTCCAGGGTGGTCTGCGTCAGGGAGCCGTTGAACCGCGTGCTGCCTTCCATTACACTCCGCGGCTCGCGCCGGATGCCCTCCCACCGATCGAGCGTATCGTTACCCCGTACATGGGCCGTCACCAATTCCCTCAGTCCGATGCGTGTACCGGAATCGCGCGACATTCGGAATTCTCTGGCCTCCCGGACCAGGGCCGGATCCGCCAGGATCATCGGGACGGCCACCACGTACGTCCTGTCCTGATTCAACGGCTGACCGTCAACCGCACCGGATTTCGCATCGTACCCCGCAAAGACCACGTCGTGTTCCCGCGGCAGCCTGCCGGCCCATGCCCGCAACTGCCGTCCCGACACGGAAACGCGGACGAGCACGTCGTTATCACGGACCAAGCGGGTCACCGTTCGCAATCGGACCTCTCCGTCCAGACGTATAGGCCTCAAGGCGTGCCGGTCGATCGCGGCGACATCGGCCGCTAGTCTTGTGCGCGCCAGGTCGGCGATCCAGGATCCGGTATCCTCGATGGGTTCCCGGGTCTGGCCAATCCGGATGTCGTAGACTTCGCGCACGGTTACACTGAGCCTGGCGACGACAGCCGATACCGCGGGATCCAGCGGAAAGGACGAATCGGTCGTGGTAGCGAGGTTCGGCAGCAGGGACGAACCGGCAGGTACCAGGACCGGACTTAGACTGGAAATGGCGGTCATTCCGCCTTCCCTGCGGAAGGTGATTTCGAGCCTTCCCAGATGGGTCCCCCGTCCCGGTGTGGTCACCAGGTATCTGCCATCGACGAACC encodes:
- a CDS encoding fumarylacetoacetate hydrolase family protein, yielding MRRQEDYVKLAFYNDYTLGVIENDTIIDVSAAVSDAGASSPQAQIEAVISGWDTYGDRIAEAAKGQAGSPLSAVSLRAPLPRPGTLLCLAGNYIEPDHPTKETFNAFLKSNTSVMGQDAVVELPDTDASVFHFEPELALVIGKRASKLSADEALDHIFGYTQFIDVSARGLPGGFFLGKSWHTFGPMGPALVTADEVGDANDLPAKMWINGNLKHDFSTGEMARHIPELLAEVTAVVTLEPGDVVSTGTHHYALSPVQDGDSLRLSIDKLGPALNITCADDKKRTWER
- a CDS encoding bifunctional metallophosphatase/5'-nucleotidase; the protein is MTKTLWMATAAAWWCLVAAAIHSPPAANAQEVAQTNARAVHQTDPQINAQVDTQSDAVATALVDPQINAQVTEHRLTLFHTNDLRGNIYIEEGFDEADLAENQGPENAADRGSLAALVSMIRAHEGTSGVSTLVLDGGNAMGATPACDVDGCRTLIQLMDMAGFDAMVVGGHEFAYGLDTLLTRADQAEFTVLGANLEFGETVDGTDNTVHDTIAPFLLTERSGLQIAVMGLVSSRMADDLSTVDPTALDIQDPRETLESLLAGPAGHADVRIALVNMSMDEARDLALAFPQVQLFIAGGTAAGSEPRPTEHVVRFVDGRYLVTTPGRGTHLGRLEITFRREGGMTAISSLSPVLVPAGSSLLPNLATTTDSSFPLDPAVSAVVARLSVTVREVYDIRIGQTREPIEDTGSWIADLARTRLAADVAAIDRHALRPIRLDGEVRLRTVTRLVRDNDVLVRVSVSGRQLRAWAGRLPREHDVVFAGYDAKSGAVDGQPLNQDRTYVVAVPMILADPALVREAREFRMSRDSGTRIGLRELVTAHVRGNDTLDRWEGIRREPRSVMEGSTRFNGSLTQTTLEGPAEEYSRDPFLSGEESLTWLVRVAHQSTRYTPVGSISAQLRTGYGRLNNNGSQREAVDRIDGEVLYSLPYAQLSQFVGLDVNTVWTGDEGQKHPVVFRFKGGLRTELGSQANVRIGLALERDRITAINVVGVEVAPEFRTSLLPGNSLSSQARVFWGTGQRQTMSVQHFNHLRFRLLDDLAATLDANLFLHRDSDIDRAAVKFELQVGLGYDWRYYR